The Chromatiales bacterium 21-64-14 genome includes a region encoding these proteins:
- a CDS encoding DNA-binding response regulator has protein sequence MRLLVVEDETALRTQLVSRLKEEGYAVDAAADGEEGLYLGSEYPVDAGIVDLGLPGISGMELIRKLRTAERTFPILILTARGRWQDKVEGLEAGADDYLVKPFEMEELLARVKALLRRASGWSQSVLRCDPVTLDTASHEVRVAGQAIELTAFEYRVLEYLMLNAGRVVSKTELTEHLYDQDFDRDSNVIEVFVGRLRRKLDPDNTLHPIETQRGRGYRLTLERTGS, from the coding sequence ATGCGCCTGCTGGTAGTCGAAGACGAGACTGCACTGCGTACCCAACTCGTCAGCCGCCTCAAGGAGGAAGGCTACGCGGTGGACGCGGCCGCGGACGGTGAGGAGGGCCTGTATCTGGGCTCCGAGTATCCCGTCGACGCCGGTATCGTGGATCTCGGCCTGCCCGGGATCAGCGGCATGGAACTCATCCGCAAGCTGCGCACCGCGGAACGCACCTTTCCCATTTTGATCCTCACCGCCCGCGGGCGCTGGCAGGACAAGGTGGAAGGCCTGGAGGCCGGCGCCGACGACTACCTGGTCAAACCCTTCGAGATGGAGGAGTTGCTGGCACGGGTCAAGGCGCTGCTGCGGCGCGCCTCCGGTTGGAGTCAATCGGTGTTGCGCTGCGACCCGGTCACCCTGGACACCGCCTCCCATGAGGTGCGGGTCGCCGGTCAGGCGATCGAACTCACCGCGTTCGAATACCGCGTGTTGGAATACCTCATGCTCAACGCCGGGCGCGTGGTCTCCAAGACCGAGCTCACCGAGCATCTCTACGACCAGGACTTCGACCGCGACAGCAACGTGATCGAGGTGTTCGTGGGCCGGCTGCGCCGCAAACTGGACCCGGACAACACCCTGCACCCGATCGAGACCCAGCGCGGACGGGGCTACCGCCTGACCCTGGAGCGCACCGGGTCGTGA
- a CDS encoding radical SAM protein produces MDLARSPRARKGRGAIGNPPCRYDATRSVAVDDGWEPQDPEPPPLVTRVAVDATRTILSRNDSPDVPFEQSINPYRGCEHGCVYCFARPTHAYLGLSPGLDFESRLLVKPQAAELLRAELRRPGYVCRPIAMGTNTDPYQPIERHWQVTRQILEVLREHRHPVSIVTKSSRVERDLDLLADLARDGLAEVMVSVTTLDRNLARRLEPRAAAPQRRVETLRRLNAAGIPAGVLVAPVIPMLTDAELEAVLEACAAAGARRAGYVLLRLPLEVKALFEEWLEQHEPLKAQRVMSRVRDTRGGRTYDPRFGIRMSGVGEYAGLIRRRFELACARLGLNAREPVLDTSKFQIPVGPGDQLALF; encoded by the coding sequence ATGGATCTTGCCCGCTCCCCGCGCGCCCGCAAGGGCCGCGGCGCCATTGGCAACCCGCCTTGCCGCTACGATGCGACGCGCAGCGTGGCGGTGGACGACGGCTGGGAGCCGCAGGATCCGGAGCCGCCCCCGTTGGTGACCCGGGTGGCGGTGGATGCCACCCGCACCATCCTCAGCCGGAACGATTCGCCGGACGTGCCCTTCGAGCAGTCCATCAATCCCTACCGGGGTTGCGAGCATGGCTGCGTGTATTGTTTCGCGCGCCCCACCCACGCCTATCTGGGCCTGTCGCCGGGATTGGATTTCGAAAGCCGGTTGCTGGTCAAGCCGCAGGCCGCGGAGCTGCTGCGCGCGGAACTGCGCCGGCCCGGCTATGTCTGCCGCCCCATCGCCATGGGGACCAATACCGATCCCTACCAGCCGATCGAGCGCCATTGGCAGGTGACACGCCAGATCCTGGAGGTGCTGCGCGAGCACCGTCACCCGGTGAGTATCGTCACCAAGTCCTCGCGGGTGGAACGCGATCTGGACCTGTTGGCGGACTTGGCGCGTGACGGGCTGGCGGAGGTGATGGTGTCGGTGACCACCCTGGACCGGAACCTGGCGCGGCGCCTGGAACCGCGCGCGGCCGCGCCCCAGCGCCGGGTGGAGACGCTGCGCCGGTTGAATGCCGCCGGTATCCCCGCCGGGGTGCTGGTGGCGCCGGTGATCCCGATGCTCACCGACGCGGAACTGGAAGCGGTGCTGGAGGCGTGCGCGGCGGCGGGCGCGCGCCGTGCGGGCTACGTGTTGCTGCGCCTGCCGCTGGAGGTGAAGGCGTTGTTTGAGGAGTGGCTGGAACAGCACGAACCCCTGAAGGCGCAGCGCGTAATGAGCCGGGTGCGCGACACCCGGGGCGGGCGGACCTACGATCCGCGCTTCGGCATCCGGATGAGCGGGGTGGGGGAGTACGCGGGATTGATCCGGCGCCGCTTCGAGCTTGCGTGTGCCCGTCTCGGGCTCAACGCCCGCGAGCCGGTGCTGGATACCTCGAAATTTCAGATCCCCGTGGGCCCGGGGGATCAACTGGCCCTGTTCTGA
- a CDS encoding GTP diphosphokinase, whose protein sequence is MENAADTPVTPAPEPALPEAWLAAVTAGMTADQAQLIRRALARAAPAHGGQVRASGEPYVRHSMAVAEILAALHMDPDTIAAAILHDVLEDTPLTVETLEHEFGPSVARLVDGVTKMAVIREVHGIREKGRRERDQAESLRKMLLAMAADVRVVLIKLADRLHNMRTLQHLSAERQQRIARETLDIYAPLANRLGIWQLKWELEDLAFRYLEPDTYREVARLLDESRADRERYIERQVERIGKALARAGVAAQVSGRPKHIYSIWRKMQRKRVDFQQIFDVRAIRVLVDEVADCYAALGVVHGLWHHISREFDDYIANPKENQYRSLHTAVVGPEGKVLEVQIRTHEMHQQSELGIAAHWTYKEGVAPDDAMARRIAWLRQLFEWKEENPEAGDFIDRFKSEIFEDRVYVLTPQGKVVSLANGATPLDFAYHIHTDVGHRCRGAKVNGRIVPLTYELKSGEQVEVLTTRQGGPSRDWLNPHLGYLKTSRALAKVRHWFKQQDRDKNITAGRSLVDRELHRTGLSDVSLEKLAQQFRFSAAEDFLAAVGGGDLNTAQIAAAAHGLLAPPAPPLPGPEIRKPPAPQEAGAVTIEGVGNLLTYMARCCQAVPGDEIIGFITRGRGVTIHRRDCPNILRMPEEKRERLIEVDWGARAGARYTVEVALDAHDRSGLLRDITTILAGENINVLAANTRTSAADRHARMDLTLEISDMAQLSRALGRIGQLRNVLEVHRKV, encoded by the coding sequence ATGGAGAACGCCGCCGACACGCCGGTCACCCCGGCACCGGAACCCGCGCTCCCCGAGGCCTGGCTGGCCGCGGTGACAGCGGGAATGACGGCGGATCAGGCACAACTGATCCGCCGCGCCCTGGCGCGCGCGGCGCCGGCCCACGGCGGCCAGGTGCGCGCCTCCGGCGAGCCCTACGTGCGCCATTCGATGGCGGTAGCGGAGATCCTCGCCGCGCTGCACATGGATCCGGATACCATCGCGGCGGCGATCCTGCACGACGTGCTGGAGGACACCCCTCTCACCGTGGAGACGCTGGAGCACGAGTTCGGGCCGTCCGTGGCACGTCTGGTGGACGGGGTCACCAAGATGGCGGTCATTCGGGAGGTCCACGGTATACGGGAGAAGGGCCGGCGCGAGCGCGATCAGGCCGAGAGCCTGCGCAAGATGCTGCTCGCCATGGCTGCGGATGTGCGGGTGGTCCTCATCAAGCTCGCCGACCGGTTGCACAACATGCGCACCCTGCAGCATCTGTCTGCGGAGCGCCAGCAGCGCATCGCGCGCGAGACCCTGGACATCTACGCACCGCTTGCCAACCGGCTCGGGATCTGGCAACTCAAGTGGGAATTGGAGGATCTGGCGTTTCGCTACCTGGAGCCGGATACCTACCGCGAGGTCGCGCGCCTGCTGGACGAGAGCCGCGCCGACCGCGAGCGCTATATCGAGCGCCAGGTAGAACGCATCGGCAAGGCGCTTGCGCGGGCCGGGGTTGCGGCGCAGGTCAGCGGACGACCGAAACACATCTACAGCATCTGGCGCAAGATGCAGCGCAAGCGCGTCGACTTCCAGCAGATCTTCGACGTGCGGGCGATCCGCGTCCTGGTGGACGAGGTGGCCGATTGCTACGCGGCCTTGGGGGTGGTGCACGGCCTGTGGCACCACATCTCCCGGGAATTCGACGACTACATCGCGAACCCCAAGGAGAACCAGTACCGTTCCCTGCACACCGCGGTGGTGGGCCCGGAAGGCAAGGTGCTGGAGGTTCAGATCCGCACCCACGAGATGCATCAGCAGTCCGAACTCGGCATCGCGGCGCATTGGACCTACAAGGAGGGGGTGGCGCCGGACGACGCCATGGCGCGGCGTATTGCCTGGCTGCGCCAGCTCTTCGAATGGAAGGAGGAAAATCCGGAGGCGGGGGATTTCATCGACCGCTTCAAGTCGGAGATCTTTGAGGACCGGGTCTATGTGCTGACACCTCAGGGCAAGGTCGTGTCGCTGGCGAACGGCGCCACGCCCCTGGATTTCGCCTATCACATCCACACCGACGTGGGCCACCGCTGCCGCGGGGCCAAAGTGAACGGGCGCATCGTGCCCCTGACCTACGAACTGAAGAGCGGTGAACAGGTGGAGGTCCTCACCACCCGCCAGGGCGGCCCGAGCCGCGATTGGCTCAACCCGCATCTGGGCTATCTCAAGACCTCGCGCGCGCTCGCCAAGGTGCGCCACTGGTTCAAACAGCAGGACCGCGACAAGAACATCACCGCGGGCCGGAGCCTGGTGGACCGGGAACTGCACCGCACCGGCCTGTCCGATGTCAGTCTGGAGAAACTCGCGCAGCAGTTCCGGTTCAGCGCGGCGGAGGACTTCCTGGCCGCGGTGGGAGGCGGCGATCTCAACACCGCGCAGATCGCCGCTGCCGCTCACGGCCTGCTCGCGCCTCCCGCGCCGCCGCTGCCGGGCCCGGAGATCCGCAAGCCTCCCGCGCCTCAGGAGGCGGGCGCGGTGACCATCGAGGGCGTGGGCAATCTGCTGACCTACATGGCACGCTGCTGCCAGGCGGTGCCCGGGGACGAGATCATCGGTTTCATCACCCGCGGCCGCGGTGTCACGATCCACCGCCGCGACTGTCCCAACATCCTGCGCATGCCCGAGGAGAAGCGCGAGCGGCTGATCGAGGTGGACTGGGGCGCGCGCGCGGGTGCCCGTTATACGGTGGAGGTCGCGCTGGATGCCCACGACCGTTCCGGGTTGCTGCGCGATATCACCACGATTCTCGCCGGTGAGAACATCAACGTGCTCGCGGCCAATACCCGCACCAGCGCCGCGGATCGCCACGCGCGCATGGACCTGACCCTGGAGATCTCCGATATGGCCCAACTCAGCCGCGCCCTCGGCCGTATCGGCCAGCTGCGCAACGTCCTGGAAGTGCACCGCAAGGTGTGA
- a CDS encoding tRNA (guanosine(18)-2'-O)-methyltransferase TrmH gives MTPERYERLRAVLDRRQPDLTVLLDRVHKPHNLSAVLRTCDAVGIWEAHGVHAGGGITAHDATSASSGKWVRLRIHSSLADAYAVLRTQGVQVLAAHLSGRARDFRTVDYTAPTAIVLGAEKYGVSPEGAEHADAHIVIPMLGMVPSLNVSVAAAVILFEAQRQRAAAGLYDTPRLDPGLYARTLFEWGYPEIAEHCRQRGAEYPPLGADGAILGPLPR, from the coding sequence ATGACACCGGAACGCTATGAACGACTGCGCGCCGTGCTCGACCGGCGTCAGCCGGACCTGACGGTGCTGCTGGACCGGGTGCATAAACCCCACAACCTCTCGGCGGTGCTGCGCACCTGCGACGCGGTAGGGATCTGGGAGGCGCACGGTGTTCATGCCGGCGGCGGCATCACCGCCCACGACGCCACTTCGGCCAGCAGCGGCAAGTGGGTGCGGTTGCGGATCCATTCGAGCCTGGCGGATGCCTACGCGGTGTTGCGCACCCAGGGCGTCCAGGTGCTCGCCGCGCACCTCTCGGGGCGTGCGCGGGACTTCCGCACCGTGGACTACACGGCACCCACCGCGATCGTGCTCGGCGCCGAGAAATACGGCGTGAGTCCGGAGGGCGCGGAACACGCGGACGCGCACATCGTGATCCCGATGCTCGGCATGGTGCCGTCGCTGAACGTTTCGGTGGCGGCCGCCGTGATCCTGTTCGAGGCCCAGCGCCAACGGGCCGCAGCGGGTCTGTACGACACGCCACGACTGGACCCGGGGCTCTACGCCCGCACCCTGTTCGAATGGGGCTACCCCGAGATCGCCGAACACTGCCGGCAGCGCGGTGCCGAGTACCCACCGCTCGGCGCGGACGGCGCCATTCTCGGACCGCTGCCGCGCTGA
- a CDS encoding thiopurine S-methyltransferase: MEPEFWRQRWRDQQTGFHLDQVNPQLVRYAPELALAPGATVFVPLCGKSLDVQWFAQQGHAALGVELSPLAVETFFDERGLRPVRRVQGRFELWEHPPIRILCGDFFDLEPGDLNGVSAFYDRASLIALPPAMRERYGAHLTRLLPAPARGLLITLDYNPAELDGPPFPVRDAEVHALYRDRFTVRQLDARDALADNPRFRERGLSRMEERVYLLSED, from the coding sequence ATGGAACCGGAATTCTGGCGCCAGCGTTGGCGTGATCAGCAGACCGGGTTTCACCTCGATCAGGTGAATCCTCAATTGGTGCGCTACGCGCCGGAACTCGCGTTGGCACCGGGCGCGACGGTGTTCGTGCCCCTGTGCGGCAAGAGCCTGGACGTGCAATGGTTCGCTCAGCAGGGCCATGCGGCACTGGGCGTGGAACTGAGCCCGCTGGCGGTGGAGACGTTCTTCGATGAGCGCGGGTTGCGCCCGGTGCGCCGGGTACAGGGCCGCTTCGAGCTGTGGGAACACCCGCCGATCCGCATCCTGTGCGGCGACTTCTTCGATCTGGAGCCCGGCGACCTGAACGGCGTATCGGCGTTCTACGACCGGGCGTCTCTGATCGCACTGCCGCCGGCGATGCGCGAGCGCTACGGCGCGCACCTTACCCGGTTATTGCCCGCGCCCGCCCGGGGGCTGTTGATCACGCTGGACTACAACCCCGCGGAACTCGACGGCCCGCCGTTTCCGGTCCGCGACGCCGAGGTGCACGCGCTGTACCGGGACCGGTTCACCGTGCGGCAACTGGATGCCCGGGACGCTCTTGCGGACAACCCGCGGTTCCGCGAGCGTGGCCTGAGCCGCATGGAAGAACGCGTCTACCTCCTGTCGGAGGACTGA
- a CDS encoding magnesium and cobalt transport protein CorA, whose translation MPYFTQRYHPPGTPPGTLGPDTPSATARCVIRVVHYNTSELSDESLTTADQRIREHPQDMITWIHVQGPADTTTLQQLRDAYDLHPLAIEDVFNSEQRPKLDAYDHQLFIVMNLPMLREGVVVTEQVSLFLGRDYVLSFNSGAEDPFEPVRKRLQGGASALRTHPADYLLYALLDTTIDHGFPSLEALGEKLERVEEELLLKPDQSTLRDIHRIKHELLLLRRMLWPQREVLNTLLRDSHPLIRTETKLYLRDCYDHTIQIMDLLETYRDMASGMIDVYLSTVSNRLNDVMRVLTIIATIFIPLTFITGVYGMNFGNNTKSPWAMPELNWYYGYPLIWLVLITVAVLLLVIFKRKRWF comes from the coding sequence ATGCCCTATTTCACCCAACGCTACCATCCCCCCGGCACGCCTCCGGGAACCTTGGGACCAGACACCCCCAGCGCGACCGCGCGGTGCGTGATACGGGTGGTCCACTACAACACATCAGAGCTCAGCGACGAATCCCTCACAACCGCGGACCAACGGATCCGCGAGCATCCGCAGGACATGATTACCTGGATCCACGTGCAAGGGCCGGCGGACACCACCACCCTGCAGCAATTGCGCGACGCCTACGACCTGCACCCACTGGCCATCGAGGATGTATTCAACTCCGAACAGCGCCCGAAACTGGATGCCTATGACCACCAGCTGTTCATCGTGATGAACCTACCCATGCTGCGCGAAGGCGTGGTGGTAACCGAGCAGGTCAGCCTGTTCCTCGGACGTGACTACGTCCTCAGCTTCAACAGCGGGGCCGAAGATCCGTTCGAACCGGTCCGCAAGCGGCTCCAGGGCGGCGCCAGCGCCCTGCGTACCCACCCGGCGGACTACCTGCTGTACGCACTGTTGGACACTACCATCGACCATGGGTTTCCGTCGTTGGAAGCACTCGGGGAGAAACTCGAGCGGGTGGAGGAGGAACTGCTGCTCAAGCCGGACCAGAGCACCCTGCGGGACATCCATCGGATCAAGCACGAGCTACTACTGCTGCGCCGGATGCTGTGGCCGCAACGCGAAGTCCTGAACACGCTGCTGCGCGATTCCCATCCGCTGATACGGACTGAGACCAAGCTGTACTTGCGTGACTGCTATGACCACACTATCCAGATCATGGACCTGCTCGAAACCTACCGTGACATGGCCAGCGGAATGATCGACGTATACCTCTCCACCGTGAGCAATCGCCTCAACGACGTCATGCGCGTACTGACGATCATTGCCACGATCTTCATACCACTGACATTCATTACGGGCGTATACGGCATGAATTTCGGTAACAATACCAAAAGTCCATGGGCGATGCCGGAACTCAATTGGTATTACGGGTATCCACTGATCTGGCTGGTGCTGATCACGGTCGCCGTATTGCTGCTGGTCATCTTCAAACGCAAGCGCTGGTTCTGA